From the Acyrthosiphon pisum mitochondrion, complete genome genome, the window GAAAGAAATAAAAATGAAACATTCGGAAATATTAGAATAATTTACGCTATATTAACTATTGGATTATTAGGATTTATTGTTTGAGCACATCATATATTTACAATTGGAATAGATGTTGATACACGAGCATATTTCACATCAGCAACTATAATTATTGCTATTCCTACAGGAATTAAAATTTTTAGATGATTAGCTACTATTTATGGATCTAAAATTAATTTTTCACCTTCAACAATTTGATCTTTAGGTTTTATTTTCTTATTTACAATCGGTGGGTTAACAGGTGTAATTCTTGCAAATTCATCTATTGATATTATTCTTCATGATACTTATTATGTAGTAGCTCATTTTCACTATGTTCTATCAATAGGAATTGTATTTGCAATTATTGCTAGATTAATTCATTGATTCCCTATCTTTACAGGATTTTCAATAAATAACTTTATTTTAAAAATTCAATTTATTTTAATATTTATTGGAGTAAATTTAACTTTCTTTCCCCAACACTTTTTAGGTTTAAACGGTATACCTCGACGATATACAGATTATCCAAATAATTTTTTATTATGAAATATAATTTCATCAATTGGATCAATAATCTCAACATTCAGAATCATTATTTTAATTTATTCTATCTGAAATAGAATTTTTTTAAAAAAAACAACAATTTTTAAATTAAATTTAAGAAACTCTATTGAATGAATTCACAATTTACCTCCTTTAGAACATTCATATTCAGAATTACCTTTAATTATTAATTTCTAATATGGCAGAAATTATATGCAATGAACTTAAAATTCATTTATAAAGAATAATCTTTTTTTAGAAATCATAACTTGATTAAAACTAAGATTTCAAAATAGAAATTCACCATTAATAGAACAATTAATTTTCTTTCATGATCATACAATCTTTATTATTATTATAATTATATCAACAATTACATATATAATATTATTTATTATAAATAATAAATTTATTAATATTAAAATTTCAGAAAATCAAATAATTGAATTTATTTGAACAACAACTCCTCCAATTATTTTAATTTTTATTGCTATACCTTCATTACATTTACTATATTTAATAGATGAAATTAAATGCCCTATTTTAACAATTAAAATTTTTGGTCATCAATGATTTTGATCTTATGAATATTCAGACTTTTCAAATATTGAATTTGAATCTTACATAATAAATGATCTAAATAAAGAAAATTTTCGTTTAATTGAAGTAGATAACAAAACTATTATTCCATTTAAATTTAATATTCGATTATTAATTTCATCAGATGATGTTATTCATTCTTGAACTATTCCAAGATTAGCAATTAAAATTGATGCTATTCCAGGACGTATAAATCAAATTAATCTTTTTATAAACCGTCCTGGAATATACTTTGGTCAATGCTCAGAAATTTGTGGAATTAATCACAGATTTATACCAATTCAAATTGAATCAATTAATTTAAATAAATTTATTTATTGAATTAAAAATTTTTAACTCATTAGATGACTGAAAAGCAAAGTAATGATCTCTTAAATCAAAATATAGTAAATTAGCAATTACTTCTAATGAAAGAGATTAGTTAAAATTATAACATTAATTTGTCAAATTAAAATTATTTATTTATATCGCTTAATTCCTCAAATAGCACCAATTAATTGATTAATTTTATTTATATTTTTTTTCTCAATATTTTATCTAATTATAAATTTATTATATTTTAATTTTATTAAAAATATCAAAATAAAAATCATAAAAATAAACAATACAAAAAATTATAATAAATTTATTTAATATTTTTGATCCTTCAACAACAATTTTTAATTTAGAACTAAATTGAATTAGAACTCTATTAATTATTTTAATAATACCAAATTTTTTATGAATTA encodes:
- the COX2 gene encoding cytochrome c oxidase subunit II, with translation MTWLKLSFQNSNSPLMEQLIFFHDHTIFIIIMIMSTITYMMLFIMNNKFINIKISENQMIEFIWTTTPPIILIFIAMPSLHLLYLMDEIKCPILTIKIFGHQWFWSYEYSDFSNIEFESYMMNDLNKENFRLIEVDNKTIIPFKFNIRLLISSDDVIHSWTIPSLAIKIDAIPGRMNQINLFMNRPGMYFGQCSEICGINHSFMPIQIESINLNKFIYWIKNF
- the ATP8 gene encoding ATP synthase F0 subunit 8; this translates as MAPINWLILFMFFFSMFYLIMNLLYFNFIKNIKMKIMKMNNTKNYNKFI